One Miscanthus floridulus cultivar M001 chromosome 11, ASM1932011v1, whole genome shotgun sequence DNA window includes the following coding sequences:
- the LOC136493118 gene encoding uncharacterized protein — MACGGGGGGWSGSMGAVAKAGLQSLSGFEIHSITTHPSISVLDTTGFLCQAYKIWFKACFDRCLKIEPASTEGKVQEKTSDCSASTEGKFQEKNGLLCLRPRTP; from the exons ATGGcgtgcggtggcggtggcggaggctggTCCGGATCGATGGGTGCTGTGGCAAAGGCTGGTCTGCAGTCTCTCTCCGGCTTTGAGATCCACTCT ATTACAACTCATCCTAGTATTTCTGTGCTTGATACAACTGGATTCTTGTGCCAAGCATACAAGATATGGTTTAAAGCTTGCTTTGACAG ATGTTTGAAAATTGAACCAGCATCGACTGAAGGAAAAGTTCAGGAAAAAACATCGGATTGCTCAGCATCTACTGAAGGGAAATTTCAGGAGAAAAATGGATTACTTTGCCTAAG ACCAAGGACCCCTTGA